The DNA sequence gcaataattaaacaCAACTAGAATTGTGGCAATCAAGGCAGGATGAGAACAAGCAGAGAGAGGCATTGTGGGGTCTTTAAGTCTTCATAACAAGTTATTTTAAGAATTTTATACACATTGTTACCAGCGATGTCAATCattgtggagggcaacaatTGAAACCCCGGATGCATTACCACAATTAATTTAATCGGCCAAATAACTTTACATTTACCTGTAAGATTCTGGAAAAAGCTTAAATCTCTTGCTAGAAACATATTTTTGAACATGAGGGACTGGTTTACCTCACCACCCTCACCAAGTTTGTCTTGTACCTTGCATCAGGGATGTGTGTGTTCTCCAAAGCTTTTAATTCTAAAACAGACAGCAAGATCCCTAAATTATGTTTATTGGATTTTTGTTGTCATTTAAAATATGAGAAACATACATTAGTTTCTCCACTGCTGTTATAATGTTTTAGATAAAGGCAAAAAGTGATTCTGCTTCAAACAGAAAATCATGTCTGACATGAATGAATGCTCTCCTGGCTCATCGGCGGCTATAAATGGACCATCCAATTAATGACTTCAGtaacaacacaataaaactcTCACAGTTACATAACTCATGTTGCTTAATCCAGATTTAAAAGGCAAAGCTGTTTTTTACCAGAAGAGGGGACCTTATGTCACAGTATAAATAATCAGATTCCAATTACCTCTGTGATAAGTTTAAAGGACTGTTAAAAAGCATTGTATagtgtttaactgctgaaacaaatAATGGACTCTTGCATAAGACAGTAAGGTGGTCCAAAATTTGGACTGGTTTCCCAGTCCTCCacctgtttttttcacatacaCTATGGTGGAAAGCCTAAATGTTCTTGTTAGCACTACAGGAGGTTGTCTCACAGCTGCTTGCAATCCCCACTATTGCAAATCACCTGGCAGCTGGGCGGTTAGGCAATATCATGCTGGTTTAATATCATCTGCAGCTCTGCCTTCCCAAATGTTACATTTGAATGTTACCTTCTCTAAATCCCATGCATTCCCAGACTCCCCGTCTTTACATGCAATGCAAGGTGAACTAATGGGATCTTTTTGTAAATCACCTCCACTAGTCCATGGGGATGGGATGAAACCAGAGCAACATCAAGCAATAGGTTAGACATTTACCCCACAAGGCATTACTAATTGCCAGGATTCTTGCAAATCATATGCTATCAGGATAAGGTGTGTTTACTGTCCTTCTTTATGCAAAGCCAGACTTTCACTTCACAGATCCAGGAGCTGTCAAGCAGCAGAGCAACCAGATGGGATTAAGTGGCAGTCTAATGTTTACTTATTTTCTCAACCTAAGTCTGTGGCTTTTTTTAGGTGAAACTCCACACCTCAGTCATCCAAAAACTACAAAATAGACTTTGCAGTGATAGTGCACAGAAGATTCCTAaccagatttagaaaataaatcaggGTTTGTAGCCCTAATTGTAACCAACTATGACACCTGTTTACaggtgtttaaaatgtatttcatgtgAGAAGAAATGAAATTATGACAACAAACAttggcttttatttaaattgattcAGCTTGTATTCAGTGTGgctatttgtgaaaaatgtcaGCAAGTTTATGAACAGCAGATTGCCAATTTGATTTGAGCCTGGCTGTCCAATAAATGGAATAAATCTTAAATGCAATTTGTCTCAAGCCTGCTTAGGACTTGTATAGAATTAAAGAGTTTAGTTTGAATGTAAATGTAGAAGGAAATATATTGCATTTCTTGTTACTTGATGTAGAAAATGGCAATTCTTGATTTAAATTTATCTGCAATCAGTGGCAGGCTTGTTTGTATTTTCCATGGATAAGTAATTTTACTTAATGCAGTTTTAAAGAAGTAAAAAAGCCTGCTTAAAGATGCATGTGGGGTATTAGATCTCATTGCTACATACATTTTGCAGCAGTAATTACATAATTTTTTGTTGCACTTTCAAAGTAATTACAAGAACTTTATGAATCCAAATCTTAAATCCATTAAATCTGTTTCTCATCTCTCTCTGTTCCTTTTAATTAAACAGTGTAATTAATGTAAACCCTATCCTGTAAGATGTCACTATGAATCATGTAGTCTCCTGGCATGTCAGTTAACTCGACATTTATGTTGATTCAAGTCAAGTGAATACCCTTCTGAATGCCATGTTTGTTATTAAAAAGCTGCTTTCCCTGTTATTGATGGCAGCATAGGTAAATGATCAGAGATTCTTCTAACATTGTCAAGTGTTCTAGTGACTTTGAGGTGCCCACACTTGAAGGACCAGGACCAGATTTCAGATTTCACTCAGTTTAACTTTAATTGACCAGTGCAGACAAAATAATGAAACAGGtgaaaaactttcaaaacagaaaacacagataaCTTAATTTAAATGCAATGAATAAAGATAAATATTTCAACAAGGGTCAATGTCTCTCAGTTGCTCCAACTGCTCATAGATGGATTCTTGAGACTGCAAGTATGCGAGGAGCTTGTCAAAGCGGTTTTGAGCATTTACCACATTTTTCTTGTCACCAGCATAGGTAAGCCAGTctttcttcagggtttctggaaGCTTGCCTTCAATGGATTTTGTTACTAGTGGGTTTTTTATAGCATCTGCATTATTCAATTCATTTAAATCATAGAGACCCTTTTCAACTGCTTGGATGAGCGCTATGATTCTTCTTGGCTGATTACCACGGTCGGCTGGAAGAGCTTGTGGATCTTCAATGATCTCTATGGCAATAGTGGCTCGGTTCCCATAGTGGTTTTCCAGGACTCTAAAGATCTCAGCTGCTATAGCGTACGTTGacagatgtacaggtccttctcaaaatattagcatattgtgataaagttcattattttccataatgtcatgatgaaaatttaacattcatatattttagattcattgcacactaactgaaatatttcaggtcttttattgtcttaatacggatgattttggcatacagctcatgaaaacccaaaattcctatctcacaaaattagcataattcatccaaccaataaaagaaaagtgtttttaatacaaaaaacgtcaaccttcaaataatcatgtacagttatgcactcaatacttggttgggaatccttttgcagaaatgactgcttcaatgcggcgtggcatggaggcaatcagcctgtggcactgctgaggtcttatggaggcccaggatgcttcaatagcggcctttagctcatccagagtgttgggtcttgagtctctcaacgttctcttcacaatatcccacagattctctatggggttcaggtcaggagagttggcaggccaattgagcacagtgataccatggtcagtaaaccatttaccagtggttttggcactgtgagcaggtgccaggtcgtgctgaaaaatgaaatcttcatctccataaagcttttcagcagatggaagcatgaagtgctccaaaatctcctgatagctagctgcattgaccctgcccttgataaaacacagtggaccaacaccagcagctgacacggcaccccagaccatcactgactgtgggtacttgacactggacttctggcattttggcatttccttctccccagtcttcctccagactctggtaccttgatttctgaaagacatgcagaatttgctttcatccgaaaaaagtactttggaccactgagcaacagtccagtgctgcttctctgtagcccaggtcaggtgcttctgccgctgtttctggttcaaaagtggcttgacctggggaatgcagcacctgtagcccatttcctgcacacgcctgtgcacggtggctctggatgtttctactccagactcagtccactgcttccgcaggtcccccaaggtctggaatcggcccttctccacaatcttcctcagggtccggtcacctcttctcgttgtgcagcgttttctgccacactttttccttcccacagacttcccactgaggtgccttgatacagcactctgggaacagcctattcgttcagaaatttctttctgtgtcttaccctcttgcttgagggtgtcaatagtggccttctggacagcagtcaggtcggcagtcttacccatgattggggttttgagtgatgaaccaggctgggagttttaaaggcctcaggaatcttttgcaggtgtttagagttaactcgttgattcagatgattaggttcatagctcgtttagagacccttttaatgatatgctaattttgtgagataggaattttgggttttcatgagctgtatgccaaaatcatccatattaagacaataaaagacctgaaatatttcagttagtgtgcaatgaatctaaaatatatgaatgttaaattttaatcaggacattatggaaaataatgaactttatcacaatatgctaatatttttagaaggacctgtagatcttTAGCCACCTTTTCATCGAGGCTATAAAGCAGTTGGAATTTCTTCAGCTCTCTGGACCCTGTCGGTTCGCCTTGGTTCTGCAGAGCCTCCCAATCTTTCTTCCATCTGTAGAAGTCATGCTGGCAGCCTGTGAACTTTGGTAGGGCTGTGGCTTTAAGCTTTATGGTTCCGGCGGTAGCTGAGCTGTGAGCTGTAGTGGGTTCTATTCCGGTGTCCTCTTTGAGATTTGCTGCTTTTATCAGGGCAGCCTTCCCCGACACCAACTTGGGAAGGCAGATCTCTAGCTCCATCAAGCAAAAATTAAAATCTTGCTTCTCAGCAGGTGGAGCCCAGCGACTCCAGGTTTGATGTGCTCCTTTGGCTTTATGTACAAGCTTCTCCAAATGAGTGAGCATAAAGTCATAAGCCTCCAGGGACTGGGGTTCAGTGGAGGTGACATTGTCACACTCTGCCTCTGCAATTTGTAAAGCGAGGGACAGTTCTTTCTCACCATATGAAGTCCATAGTGTATCTTGGATCAGGTGCTTTGCTGCCTTTAACTTCTGCTCACACTCTGTCTTCTCGATGTCGGTTTTCTGCTGGTCGCCTAGTGCACCCTTTGCATCTGCTGCGATGTAAGTGGCCTCAAGCTCTTCATTTCCTTCCATCACTTTAGAGCCCTCCACTGTCAGTCTTTTGAAGTTCTCCTCTAGACATGTCCATATAAATCCTCATAATATGGTTGGTGAGTCTTGAAAAGA is a window from the Girardinichthys multiradiatus isolate DD_20200921_A chromosome 15, DD_fGirMul_XY1, whole genome shotgun sequence genome containing:
- the LOC124881465 gene encoding uncharacterized protein LOC124881465 isoform X2, translated to MEGNEELEATYIAADAKGALGDQQKTDIEKTECEQKLKAAKHLIQDTLWTSYGEKELSLALQIAEAECDNVTSTEPQSLEAYDFMLTHLEKLVHKAKGAHQTWSRWAPPAEKQDFNFCLMELEICLPKLVSGKAALIKAANLKEDTGIEPTTAHSSATAGTIKLKATALPKFTGCQHDFYRWKKDWEALQNQGEPTGSRELKKFQLLYSLDEKDLYICQRTL
- the LOC124881465 gene encoding uncharacterized protein LOC124881465 isoform X1, with amino-acid sequence MEGNEELEATYIAADAKGALGDQQKTDIEKTECEQKLKAAKHLIQDTLWTSYGEKELSLALQIAEAECDNVTSTEPQSLEAYDFMLTHLEKLVHKAKGAHQTWSRWAPPAEKQDFNFCLMELEICLPKLVSGKAALIKAANLKEDTGIEPTTAHSSATAGTIKLKATALPKFTGCQHDFYRWKKDWEALQNQGEPTGSRELKKFQLLYSLDEKVAKDLQVLLKILAYCDKVHYFP